In Pseudothermotoga hypogea DSM 11164 = NBRC 106472, the following are encoded in one genomic region:
- a CDS encoding ABC transporter permease, which produces MDVLFVKYLSRRILSAVLLIVLVITINFFIIHLAPGDPATIMTGLENPSPQIIEALKRKYGLDKPLVVQYLKYMTNLLRGDLGFSYVYDQPSWKLIGPRVFPTLSITVTASILAFVLGTYLAVLASRLRRKFGDLFLSLISYILYAMPSFWLGLILILVFASKLKWFPTSGMFDMRASYEGFRKVLDYLHHLFLPVFTLLLIQLPVFYRVTRASIVQNLREDYVTVLSAVGISNDRLFKKYVMKNSIIPAVTIFGITLGFSITGAALIEIVFAWPGMGRLLLDAVFRRDYQLLLSIYFLMAVFISVAMIVTDIVIAILDPRVRLL; this is translated from the coding sequence ATGGATGTTCTGTTCGTCAAATATCTGTCCAGAAGGATCCTTTCAGCTGTCCTTCTAATCGTTCTGGTCATAACGATCAATTTCTTTATAATCCATCTCGCACCTGGTGATCCAGCAACGATCATGACGGGACTCGAGAACCCTTCGCCTCAGATCATAGAAGCTTTAAAGAGGAAATACGGTTTGGACAAACCCCTCGTGGTACAGTATCTCAAGTACATGACCAACCTTTTGAGGGGTGATCTGGGATTCTCCTACGTTTACGATCAACCTTCTTGGAAATTGATAGGCCCGAGGGTTTTTCCCACTCTGTCGATAACCGTCACCGCGAGCATCCTCGCATTTGTCCTGGGGACCTATCTCGCTGTGCTCGCGAGTAGGCTGAGAAGGAAATTCGGTGATCTTTTTCTGTCGCTGATTTCGTACATACTCTACGCGATGCCATCTTTCTGGTTAGGTCTCATTCTGATCTTGGTATTTGCATCGAAACTCAAGTGGTTTCCAACTTCCGGCATGTTCGATATGAGGGCATCCTACGAAGGCTTCAGAAAGGTTTTGGACTATCTGCACCATTTGTTCTTGCCGGTCTTCACGCTTCTACTAATACAGCTTCCTGTCTTTTACAGAGTCACGAGAGCGAGCATAGTTCAAAACTTGCGTGAAGACTACGTCACTGTTCTATCGGCCGTTGGCATCTCGAACGACAGACTTTTCAAGAAGTACGTGATGAAGAACTCCATCATCCCAGCGGTCACGATATTCGGTATCACGCTGGGTTTCTCGATCACCGGGGCTGCCCTGATCGAGATCGTCTTCGCTTGGCCCGGCATGGGGAGGCTCCTGCTGGATGCGGTGTTCAGAAGAGACTACCAGCTCTTGTTGAGTATCTACTTTTTGATGGCCGTGTTCATCAGTGTGGCCATGATCGTGACTGATATAGTGATAGCCATCTTGGACCCAAGGGTCAGATTGCTCTGA
- a CDS encoding ABC transporter substrate-binding protein — protein MRKFLVVAFLLMTAVLFFAQTPKKGGTLVIAHWSDPISFNPCAKIDDAGYGIYHCIFSKLVTLDHDYNVIPDLAESWEVSPDGLTYTFHLRKGVKWHDGQPFTSADVVWTLTQIKNHPEAPASKHFEKVTAIEAPDDHTVVIKMSEPQAPFIGFLAWYGTFIMPKHIYDITKDGQPVDWLDNPANQKPIGTGPFKFVEWVKGDHVTLVKNPDYYMGEPYLDKIVFKIIPDQNTAFQAFMAGEVDVNGNVSNAHIPLYQKSPDTVALQRPAPSRYYMGFNVARRPSPFNDVKVRFAASYALNRQEIFDKAIRYGSVSDGFYTPAIPWAYNPNAKAPGYDPKLAEKLLDEAGYPRGKDGYRFEAVLVYFQGQVWADMAAVIKEQLDKVGIKVKLEEYEIAAYIEKVLKAGDFDLTVLNGFQGPDPDNLKLRVGTGGDINVMGYSNSKVDELLDKAAKVSNLEERQKYYFEVQEILAQDLPFYPIGEVAANFVHKKYVKNMPYELVGKVGINNYAKTWLDK, from the coding sequence ATGAGGAAGTTCCTGGTCGTGGCATTCTTGCTAATGACCGCCGTCTTGTTCTTTGCACAAACGCCCAAGAAGGGCGGAACGTTGGTCATCGCACATTGGTCAGATCCGATCTCTTTCAACCCCTGCGCCAAGATCGACGACGCAGGCTACGGTATATACCATTGTATATTCAGCAAGCTCGTAACCCTTGATCATGACTACAACGTTATTCCAGATCTTGCAGAGAGCTGGGAAGTTTCGCCGGACGGATTGACCTACACGTTCCATCTGAGAAAAGGTGTCAAGTGGCACGATGGACAACCCTTCACATCTGCTGACGTCGTTTGGACGCTCACACAGATCAAGAACCATCCTGAAGCACCTGCATCCAAGCATTTCGAGAAGGTCACAGCGATCGAAGCACCAGACGATCACACTGTGGTCATCAAGATGTCCGAGCCACAGGCGCCTTTCATTGGATTCTTGGCTTGGTACGGCACCTTCATTATGCCGAAGCACATCTACGACATAACCAAGGACGGCCAGCCCGTAGACTGGTTGGACAATCCCGCCAACCAGAAACCGATCGGCACCGGACCTTTCAAGTTCGTCGAATGGGTGAAGGGAGACCATGTCACACTCGTGAAGAACCCAGATTACTACATGGGCGAACCGTACCTCGACAAGATCGTGTTCAAGATCATACCCGATCAAAACACAGCGTTCCAGGCGTTCATGGCTGGAGAAGTGGATGTGAACGGCAATGTGAGCAACGCACATATCCCTCTGTACCAAAAATCACCTGATACTGTGGCTTTGCAGCGACCCGCTCCGAGCAGGTACTACATGGGCTTCAACGTGGCGAGGAGACCTTCGCCCTTCAACGATGTCAAGGTGAGGTTCGCAGCGTCTTACGCCCTGAACAGACAAGAGATATTCGACAAAGCGATAAGGTATGGTTCTGTGAGCGATGGTTTCTACACCCCGGCGATTCCGTGGGCTTACAATCCCAACGCCAAGGCGCCTGGATACGATCCGAAGTTGGCGGAGAAGCTTCTGGACGAGGCAGGTTATCCGAGAGGAAAGGATGGCTACAGATTCGAGGCGGTTCTCGTCTACTTCCAGGGTCAGGTTTGGGCCGACATGGCTGCCGTGATAAAGGAACAGCTGGACAAGGTTGGAATAAAGGTCAAGCTCGAAGAGTACGAGATTGCGGCTTACATTGAAAAGGTTCTGAAAGCTGGAGATTTCGATCTGACAGTTCTGAACGGCTTTCAGGGGCCAGATCCAGACAACCTGAAACTGAGAGTCGGAACGGGCGGAGACATCAACGTCATGGGCTATTCAAATTCGAAAGTGGATGAACTCTTGGACAAAGCTGCAAAGGTTTCGAACCTGGAAGAAAGACAGAAGTACTACTTCGAGGTTCAAGAAATACTCGCGCAGGACCTGCCGTTTTATCCTATCGGAGAAGTCGCCGCGAACTTCGTGCACAAGAAGTACGTGAAGAACATGCCTTACGAACTTGTTGGAAAGGTTGGAATAAACAACTACGCTAAAACCTGGCTGGACAAGTAA
- a CDS encoding amidohydrolase yields the protein MIAIKGGTVWTGIDTIENGVVLIEDKKIAAVGQNVSIPYGCDVIDAHGKFVTPGLIDAHSHIGLIPEGLDWEYSDVNDFYGPITPQMRAIDAIDLRDAAFSDALNGGVTTVYTGPGSANVIGGIGLVLKTTGRVLKEETALKAALGPKRSREYRSKEPYPSTRMGSVALLKQVLEETRLWMEEPNKVDQGKRHVYAIVARALRRELPVKIHLSTSPDEITAAIRLIKEYNLDASIDHVFGGDLLAEEIKRAGIPVVYGPMMLSRLYSGFKYVNDRIPVELSKHGVLVALMTDHPVIPQKHLRLLATVAVRNGASYDEALKMITVNPAKILHMDDSVGTIEVGKDADLVVWNDHPLRPSSYPICVVVDGKVVLRNF from the coding sequence ATGATAGCGATCAAAGGTGGAACCGTTTGGACTGGTATCGACACAATTGAAAACGGTGTTGTTCTCATAGAAGATAAGAAGATCGCGGCTGTGGGTCAAAATGTCAGCATCCCGTACGGTTGTGATGTTATCGATGCGCATGGAAAGTTCGTGACACCCGGCTTGATAGACGCACACAGCCACATTGGGTTGATCCCAGAGGGTTTGGATTGGGAATACAGCGATGTGAACGATTTTTATGGACCGATCACGCCCCAGATGCGGGCCATCGACGCGATAGATCTCAGAGACGCAGCCTTTTCGGATGCTTTGAACGGCGGAGTCACCACAGTTTACACGGGTCCAGGCAGTGCGAACGTGATCGGTGGGATTGGTCTGGTACTGAAGACCACAGGTCGCGTCTTGAAAGAAGAGACGGCACTGAAAGCGGCTCTGGGACCGAAGAGATCGAGAGAGTACAGATCGAAAGAGCCCTATCCGAGCACTCGCATGGGAAGCGTGGCTTTGCTCAAGCAGGTTTTGGAAGAAACGAGACTCTGGATGGAGGAACCAAACAAAGTGGATCAAGGCAAGAGGCATGTCTACGCAATCGTGGCTCGAGCCTTACGGCGTGAACTTCCCGTGAAAATCCATTTATCTACATCTCCGGACGAGATAACGGCAGCGATTCGTTTGATCAAGGAATACAATCTGGACGCCAGCATAGATCACGTTTTTGGTGGGGACCTCCTCGCTGAGGAAATCAAAAGAGCTGGCATACCAGTTGTCTACGGTCCCATGATGCTCAGCAGACTCTATTCGGGTTTCAAATACGTCAATGATAGAATCCCAGTAGAACTCTCGAAACACGGTGTCTTGGTAGCCCTCATGACCGATCATCCAGTTATACCTCAAAAGCATCTCAGACTGCTCGCCACCGTTGCGGTGAGAAATGGTGCATCCTACGATGAAGCTCTCAAAATGATCACGGTGAATCCGGCGAAGATCCTGCACATGGATGATTCTGTGGGCACGATCGAGGTTGGGAAAGATGCGGATTTGGTTGTTTGGAACGATCATCCGCTGAGGCCGAGTTCCTATCCAATCTGTGTGGTCGTCGATGGAAAAGTGGTGTTGAGAAACTTCTGA
- a CDS encoding amidohydrolase family protein, with product MIVRCGVLFTPFEELRNVDVLIDGEKIKEVRPSTTGNDDNIIEAEYVIPGLIDPHTHMGLYRLENEAGDHGFEINDPVTPHLNVSDAVDLFDPAFKDALSAGITCVGILPGSYMSFGSPVERITIMPGQGSVYKTNGKLIERTACFKAAVGEHAKRFLSEQKAVPTTRMGIMAELRAILTKAKEYAESEKKDKKDPKLEALIPLLKGEIPLRVHVHVERDIQSVLRLANEFGIRVVLDHATEAHMLSDSLQNVPIVYGPIVFARRGVELKNLDSANLSKMKGLQFSLTTDHPTIPIQYLDLLCSLALAHGYSLKEALQLITINAARVLGLEGRIGSVEAGKDADLVLLSGAPLAPETKVLMTIVDGRIAFKAGERE from the coding sequence ATGATCGTTCGCTGTGGGGTGTTGTTCACTCCGTTCGAAGAATTGAGGAACGTTGATGTACTGATCGACGGAGAAAAGATCAAAGAGGTGCGTCCATCCACGACTGGTAATGATGACAATATCATCGAAGCAGAATACGTGATACCAGGTTTGATCGATCCGCATACCCACATGGGACTCTACAGACTCGAAAACGAAGCGGGTGATCACGGCTTTGAAATTAATGATCCTGTCACACCACACTTGAACGTTTCAGATGCGGTGGATCTGTTCGATCCTGCGTTTAAAGACGCACTCTCGGCCGGTATCACTTGCGTGGGGATCTTGCCAGGCTCGTACATGTCGTTCGGATCCCCCGTCGAAAGAATCACGATCATGCCTGGTCAGGGTAGCGTGTACAAGACCAACGGAAAGTTGATCGAAAGAACTGCTTGCTTCAAAGCCGCCGTGGGTGAGCACGCAAAGAGGTTTCTTTCCGAACAAAAGGCTGTCCCCACCACGAGGATGGGTATCATGGCAGAGTTGAGAGCCATCCTGACGAAGGCGAAAGAGTACGCCGAATCAGAGAAGAAAGACAAGAAAGATCCCAAGCTGGAAGCCTTGATACCACTCCTAAAGGGGGAGATTCCCCTTCGTGTGCACGTTCATGTTGAAAGAGATATTCAGTCCGTTCTAAGACTCGCCAACGAGTTTGGCATCCGTGTCGTTCTCGATCACGCCACGGAAGCTCACATGTTGTCCGATTCACTGCAGAATGTGCCTATAGTTTATGGCCCCATTGTCTTCGCCAGAAGGGGTGTGGAACTCAAGAATCTCGACAGCGCGAATCTTTCCAAGATGAAAGGACTTCAGTTTTCCCTCACAACGGATCATCCAACGATACCGATCCAGTACCTCGATTTGCTCTGCTCGCTCGCACTGGCGCACGGCTACAGCTTGAAGGAAGCTCTGCAGCTCATCACCATCAACGCTGCGCGAGTCTTAGGGTTGGAAGGAAGAATAGGCTCAGTCGAGGCAGGTAAAGATGCAGATCTTGTCCTTCTGTCGGGAGCGCCGTTGGCACCGGAAACGAAGGTCTTGATGACGATCGTCGACGGCCGAATCGCGTTCAAGGCGGGTGAGCGTGAATGA